aaaatggtatgtcagttgcagagtatgagggtaaatttcatgccttggctaggcatgcttcgatgatactCCCACAGAGGATGAGAGAGTGAGaaggtttgttaaggggctgattattccgatccgtctaggagtttctcaggttgctgcttctggtgttccattccagaaagtggtagatgctgctaaggagttggagatgattcgacgtgagggatttgagcagcgaGAGGGCAAAAGGACTCGTTATTCAAgtgattatggtggtgctccgcctatgagtcggggttacttgggcagaggttatcaccctcagtccaacagacccattcatgctgctATACCAGCGTATGAGGCGGGTTACGCTAGGCATAACTCTTCGAGCTCGGTACATACTTCgcagggttcatcttctagacctgtAGTTTGTGGAGGGTATTTTGTTCATTCCGGTTCCTCTCATCAGCCGGCTTCTCGTAGGGGTTGctttgagtgtggtgatatgggacactttgtgagagactgccctaggacCAGACGTGGTGGCTTACATCAGGGTTCTCAGGTTTCGACTTCCAGGGTTgcacaacctccagctaggggtggtgcacagaatggtagaggtggttctcattcaggtagaggtggttctccttctggtcgaggtggtggtcgtggaggttcacaatctgatggaggtcgttctcactgttatgcttttccaggtaggccagaggttgaagcctcagatgctgttatcacaggtattattccggtttgtcatcgaccaactactatattatttgatccaggctctacttattcttatgtgtccacatattttgctcctagtTTGGATATATTctgtgagtctcttgatttgccCATACGTATTTCTACTCCTGTCGGGGATTCTGTAGTTGTAGATCAAGTGTATCGTTTATGTACTGTTACTTTGATGGGGTATGACACTCATGCAAATTTAAAGGTCTTAgaaatgatagattttgatgtgattcttggtatggattggttatcttcttaccacgcaattttaaattgtcatgccaagaccatcATTTTACctatgcctggaattcctatagtagaatggagagttactcttagtcatccttctaagggtgtgatatcattccttaaggctcgtcagttggtacagagaggatgtttggcTTACTTGGTCCACATTCGAGATACCAGTATTGAGACTCCaatgcttgagtctattccagtagtgagtgaattttcagaagtatttcggaccgatttgccaggtcttccaccagatcgagatattgatttttgtattgatgtggagccaggcactcggcctatttccattcctccttatcgtatggcaccagctgaattgaaagagttgaaggagcagctgcaggatttgttgagcaaaggttttattagacaaagtgtatctccttggggtgctccagtgttatttgtgaagaagaaagatggatctatgtgtatgtgtattgactatcggcatatgaacaaggtaaccatcagaaataagtatccgatacctcgtattgatgattagttgcagggtgcttcagttttctccaaaattgacttaagatctggctatcatcagctgaaggttagggcggaggatatccctaagatgtcttttcgaacacgttatggtcattacgactttttggtgatgtctttcggactgactaatgccccagcagcttttatggacttgatgaatggagtgttcagaccgtatttagattcctttgttattttcttcatagatgatatattgatatactcacgcactAAGGATGATcatgagcatcatttgaggattgttcttgggattctaaaggagaagaagctttatgcaaagttttcaaagtgtgagttttggcttagttcggtagcattcttgggacatgttgtgtccaaggagggtatcatggtggatcctaagaagattgaggcggttagagattgggtcagacctacttcagttactgagattcggagtttcttgggccttgcaggttattatcgacggtttgttgagggtttctcatccattgcatctccattaactagattgacacagaaggggtgacttttcagtggtttgacgaatgtgaggttagtttccaaaagctcaagactttattgactactgctctgattttgaccctacccgtggagggagagggttttgtcgtatattgtgatgcttctagggttggtcttggttgtgtgttgatgcagaagggaagggtgatagcttatgcttcgaggcagttaaaagttcatgagaagaactaccctattcatgatttagaattggcggctgtggtgtttgcattaaagatttggaggcattatctttatggtgtgcattgtgaggtgttcacggatcatcgtagtctccagtatatattcaatcagagggatctaaatttgaggcagaggagatggttggaggttctcaaagactacgatatgactattctttatcacccaggCAAAGCAAATattgtagcagatgccttgagtcggaaggcggtaagtatgggtagcCTAGCCATGTTACCGGTTGGCGAGCATCCCCTAgctagggatgtccaatccctggtcaatagctttgtgagacttgatatttcagaatctggtaaggtattggcttatatggaggctaggtcatccttgttggagcGAATTCGAgctcaacagtttgatgatggagatttatgtaagattagggacAAGGTTTTAAAAGGAGAAGTCAGGGatgcaattcttgatagtgagggagttttgaggattaagggtcgtatatgtgttcctcgtacaggtgatttgactagattgatcatggaggaggctcatagtttgaggtactctattcatccgggggctactaagatgtataTTGACTTGAAGAAACACTATTGGTGGTGTCGTATGAAGAGGTACATGGTAGATTTTGTATCTCGATGtttgaattgtcagcaagtgaagtatgaacaccaaaagcctggaggtctgactcagaggatgcccatacctgagtggaagtgggagcgcattgcgatggactttgtggtagggttgccccgtaccttgggtaagtttgatgctatatgggtcatcgtggatcgactgactaagtctgcacactttgtaccagttcagactacctataactcagagaagttagccaagatctatattcaAGAGATAGATcgtttgcatggggttcctatatctattatttctgatcgtggcacccaatttacctctcatttctggcggtctatgcagaaagagttgggcactcgggtggatcttagtacagcctttcaccctcagactgatggtcaatcTAAGCGTACTATTCAGGTTCTCGAGGATATGTTgcgggcgtgtgtgattgactttggtggtcagtgggaccAGTTCTTGCCTCTAGCGGAGTTgtcttacaataatagttttcactcgagcattgagatggcaccatttgaggctctgtatggcaggagatgtcgatctccaattggctggtttgatgcatttgaggttaaaccatggggtacagatttgttgaggaagtccttggacaaggtcaagttgatccaatatagacttctcatggctcagagtaggcacaagagttatgcagatcgaaagattcgtgatttagagtttatggttggagagagggttctacttaaggtttcacccatg
This DNA window, taken from Solanum lycopersicum chromosome 5, SLM_r2.1, encodes the following:
- the LOC138348911 gene encoding uncharacterized protein, encoding MARNRTSASGGQDPIPAPASGNTVRGRGRRRARCLGRGRVAAPVDVQVPVATQGRDRTVPRDAEVIHGDVQDHVEGDGSAQAPTSTIVPPVLQDTLAHSQTPRTQPAAAVAPRLDSMEFPDMTLHLVNMPSMTIDEQKMFGRFRLMNPPTYTGDLAKDAYEFIVSCHERLHNIGLVESHGVDYTAFQMTGSAKQWYFYPNLFHAVRGSARVPSLRVSSKMACFDDTPTEDERVRRFVKGLIIPIRLGVSQVAASGVPFQKVVDAAKELEMIRREGFEQREGKRTRYSSDYGGAPPMSRGYLGRGYHPQSNRPIHAAIPAYEAGYARHNSSSSVHTSQGSSSRPVVCGGYFVHSGSSHQPASRRGCFECGDMGHFVRDCPRTRRGGLHQGSQVSTSRVAQPPARGGAQNGRGGSHSGSTYSYVSTYFAPSLDIFCESLDLPIRISTPVGDSVVVDQVYRLCTVTLMGYDTHANLKVLEMIDFDVILGMDWLSSYHAILNCHAKTIILPMPGIPIVEWRVTLSHPSKGVISFLKARQLVQRGCLAYLVHIRDTSIETPMLESIPVVSEFSEVFRTDLPGKANIVADALSRKAVSMGSLAMLPVGEHPLARDVQSLVNSFVRLDISESGKVLAYMEARSSLLERIRAQQFDDGDLCKIRDKVLKGEVRDAILDSEGVLRIKGRICVPRTGDLTRLIMEEAHSLRYSIHPGATKMYIDLKKHYWWCRMKRYMVDFVSRCLNCQQVKYEHQKPGVQTTYNSEKLAKIYIQEIDRLHGVPISIISDRGTQFTSHFWRSMQKELGTRVDLSTAFHPQTDGQSKRTIQAVMRFGKKGKLSPRYIGPFEVVERIGEVTYQFALPPGLSGVHPNLTFEEERITIYDKQIRKLRSKEIALVEVQWKHRPVEEATWETEAHMMSKYPHLFERPG